The following proteins come from a genomic window of Neoarius graeffei isolate fNeoGra1 chromosome 26, fNeoGra1.pri, whole genome shotgun sequence:
- the LOC132874593 gene encoding aerolysin-like protein, whose protein sequence is MSYLAGILIIGGRGGSAFDFNGTGNGATLKKIWVWAGGRQIKSIKVWLTDGQSKQFGNPGGKFSEFIFEDGEHFISLSLWGNGAGTRLGGIKFKTNRSREFFAYMTDWGLKTEYPIDVGSGICVGLTGRSGSDIDNLGFMFINTIRSTKLTDVQYPTIHSVIPNVAVEGIKSMTYQNKSSVTQEYKIETSKKITKTSSWSVTNKIEFSFSMEVKAGIPEVVEVSTGFGFTVGTEGSYGLEYTEEKMELFSFPVKIPPGKTMDVDITIGHATIDLPYKGTVKITCYNGSVLQFPTSGIYKGVTYTDAKTVVTESAKKVAEEPGAKSELIS, encoded by the coding sequence ATGTCATACCTAGCAGGCATCCTTATAATCGGTGGGCGAGGAGGATCTGCCTTTGATTTTAATGGTACTGGAAATGGAGCCACACTGAAAAAGATCTGGGTGTGGGCTGGCGGGCGGCAGATAAAATCCATCAAGGTTTGGCTTACTGATGGCCAGTCCAAGCAGTTTGGAAACCCTGGTGGGAAGTTTTCAGAATTTATATTTGAAGATGGAGAGCATTTCATCTCCCTTTCACTTTGGGGAAATGGAGCTGGAACACGTCTGGGTGGCATCAAATTCAAGACAAATCGCTCCCGGGAGTTCTTTGCATACATGACAGACTGGGGGCTGAAAACAGAATATCCAATTGATGTGGGTTCGGGGATCTGTGTTGGACTCACAGGACGTTCCGGTTCAGATATTGATAACTTAGGCTTCATGTTCATCAACACCATCAGGTCGACTAAGCTAACAGATGTTCAGTATCCCACAATTCATAGTGTGATACCCAATGTGGCTGTTGAGGGAATCAAATCCATGACTTACCAAAATAAGTCCAGTGTAACTCAAGAATATAAAATAGAAACCTCCAAAAAAATCACCAAAACGTCATCCTGGTCTGTTACCAACAAGATTGAATTCTCATTTTCAATGGAAGTGAAGGCAGGAATTCCAGAGGTTGTGGAAGTATCAACTGGATTTGGCTTCACAGTGGGAACCGAGGGCTCATATGGTTTAGAGTACACTGAAGAGAAAATGGAGCTGTTCTCATTTCCTGTCAAAATCCCTCCAGGGAAAACCATGGATGTGGACATCACAATTGGCCATGCTACAATTGATCTCCCCTACAAAGGCACAGTCaagattacctgctataatgGCAGCGTGCTGCAGTTTCCAACCAGTGGAATCTACAAAGGTGTCACTTACACTGATGCAAAAACAGTTGTGACGGAATCAGCGAAAAAGGTTGCTGAGGAGCCAGGGGCCAAGAGCGAATTGATTTCGTAA